The Gopherus flavomarginatus isolate rGopFla2 chromosome 20, rGopFla2.mat.asm, whole genome shotgun sequence region tgtatggggggatGGGGATCGGGGTTGCAGGGGTGGGTATGGGGGATGGAGGGCTGGgtctggggatggatggatggatggatggtggtgTGTGTatagggggatgaggtggatggaggggtgtgtatgggggacagggatggggggacagggatggggggatgaaagggtgtgtatggggggatAGGGATTGGGGTTGCAGGGGTGGGTATGGGGGATGGAGGGCTGGgtctggggatggatggatggatggatggtggtgTGTGTAtagggggatggggtggatggaggggtgtgtatgggggacagggatggggggacagggatggggggatgaaagggtgtgtatggggggatGGGGATCAGGGTTGCAGGGGTGGgtatgggggatggatggatggatggtggtgTGTGTATTGGGGATGGCGGagatggaggggtggatggaggcGGGGACAGAGGGATGGACTGATGGGTGCAGGAAcagatggaggggtgggggaggtgggggtggggacagacaAAGACGAAGGGGTGGGGGGCCCTTACCCAGACACCAGCCTCTCTGTGTCGCCAACTGCCATGgaaccttccccccaccagcctggggagaccccagcccagccccctctgggcagctccccagatgggtggggatgggggggtgaaggggtggctgggcctgcggatggggtgaggggtggcagtgtttgggggggtcagggctgaatccccactTGGCATGTCGAGTGCAGAAgttgggggcccgcaaggattctaagaATTCACACCGGCCAccccaggctggtattaaactccccaggttacagcttctctctggcctgggatgggtaaatgctgccaccacgcAATGCAAAAAACCCCTTGGACTCAGGAAGgggcacttgggaattcctccctgtggggcaccctCAGCCCTTCACccccctccggggaagagctgagacagaaaacaaaggaagtcAGCTGCTGCCACCAGCAAATCAAACGTGCACGAACCTCTTCGGACACCAATGATCCaaatcctgctcttaaaaaagacacattttattaattaacaaaaaagaagaagaaaatacatctgggcaGGGCcgcctgagggggtgggggggcaagtggggcaatttgccccaggccccgggccccgcaggggcccccacgagagttttttgggggccctggagcagggtccttcactcactcctggggccccggaaaactcttgtggaacacgggcccccagagctgcttcCACTCCAGgacttcggtggcaattcggcagcggggggggtcctttcgctctgggacccgctgctgagTGCCCCTGCATCTGGGGACTCAGGCTCTGGCTACAGCTCCAAGGATTAAACTCCGGGAAGAGTTTCTTGAGCTCCAGCATGACGGTTACACGCAAAGCGAAAGCCCCGGGGCTACCACCGCGGAGGCCACCAGCCGTGACAAAGTCAAAGGGACAAACCCCAGCGCATCCTCCCTGGATGTTCCCGGATCTGCTCGCGCGGCCGGGGTGTCACCGAGCCGTTTCTAGGTATGAGCCTGAggattttttcatacctggctctCGCTTCGTCCAGCATCGCTCTGCCCcagccgccccccccaccccagccccccggaGAACGACAGACAGACCAAGGGGGCGTCTTGGTCCAATTTTCAAAACTTCTGGCCTCCCCACTGGCTCTGTCAGCCAGGGGCCCACTCCCTTTTCTTTATCTGGGGGGCcttttaaccccttacaggtagaGCAACTCGAGAAGTGCCACCAAGGGGGATTTTACAGCCACTGGCTCGCTGGGtgtccatcacagggacctcccccgcttcatttatcacagggtgtctggggtggggggatggacggGAGCAGGATGGCCAGCAGGCCCCGTTCCCCAGACagtcagggctgtgctggggactCTGGTTCATTTAACTTTCTcaatcccagccccccaccccgctccacaCGTACCACAGGACTGAGGGGATCCCCTCCCCGGTCTCTGCAGCAGGTCCCCCCTCTAAGGGTTAATGCGGATCCAACCAGGCTGCAGCTTCAGGGCTACCCCCAGCCCCAAGGGTGCCTCTTGTACCCGCACTGGAGGTGGgatcccatccccctgcccctgcaCGGCCGTGCCCTCCTGGAtcagagccctgctcccccgGGGCTCTCCCATCAAAGCACCAGCCAGCTCCACCCGTGCTTAGCAAAGAGCCAACATGAGGatggaatccaggagtcctggcttccagactCAACCCTTTGATgtaaccactaggccccactcccctcccagagccaaggagagaacccaggagtcctgattccccccagccccctcccccagctctaacccactagaccccacttccctcccagagccagggagagaacccaggagtcctggctcccagccccctcccctagcTCTagcccaccagaccccactcccctccagaccaggggagagaacccaggagtcctggctggctTCGATACCCATCCATTTCAGAGGGGGAATAAGTCACTAGACAGGAGGCTCTGAGAACAGGCCCTTTAATCTCCATGTGGGTCTGGCAGCAGctgtggggaaaggaagggaacagAAAGGGGGGTTTTGGGGTGGCGGGATCGCGGGTCTGTGGAATCccagggtcacacacacacacacacacactctgctctcTGCTCCGGGCTGTTGGGGGAATCAGTCCCAGGATACTGCAGGCTCCGTCCAGGGCAGTCCAGGCCCCATACTGAGCTCTAGGAGGCTCTCAGGGTGCGAAGTGTCACCACacctgggggagagaagagaaatggGCTCAGAGCAGCAGTGGGAGCAATGGGAGCATCATCTACTGGTACGCGGTACCCCACCCCAgatgtggctgcatctcagctctGGGCAAGGGGTCCCTTTATAACCAGTCCCCacaacccaccccagaggtggctgcatctcagcactgggtgaggggtccctgcataacgagccccccacccctcaccccagaggtggctgcatctctgcGCCAGGCAAGGAGTCCCTGTATAAGCCCCCACGcctcaccccagaggcagctgccttTTGACACTCTCCGATGTTGCACTCACCAGTGAtgaggaagagggggaaggaggccCAGCCAAGGCCGAAGGACCAGCCGAAGGTGACTTGGCCTGGCGGGACATTCACGGCCCCAGCGAACTCCCCTGTGTACACGCCCAGCGCAATCATGGCACAGAGCCCTGGGGCAAAGGGAACAGCATGGAGACCCCTCAGCGCAGCCCACGCTcagtcccagcccctgccccatcccaccaccaaggggagccgcagagcccagggcagggtccctggatggggggctccccagggctGGCCAGCGGGGTGCACGGTTTGGAGGGCTGGGAGTAGCTGGAGGAAGGAGGCCCCGAGGGGGCAGTACCTGCACTGAAGCTGCCCACGGCAGAGACCAGGGTCAGGGACGCAGAGCCGAGGTGGGAGCGGAAGAACGAAGTGATGAGAGCGAAGAATGAGAGAAACCCGGTGATCAGGGCCAGGAACAGGAAAGCCCTGGTGGTGTCAATGTAACCTGAGGAGCCAAGAGAGACCAGGGGCTAAATGGAAAATAACCCTGCAGCAAActaaaatagaacccaggagtcctggctcccacccctctgctctaaccactagattccactcccctcccagagccagaacccaggaatcctggctcccatcccccctgctttaaccactagaccctaatcccctcccagagccagaagaacccaggagtcctggctcccatcccccctgctttaaccactagcccctaatcccctctcagagccagggacagaacccaggtgtcctggccccTGCCAAGGgagtggctgcagcaggggggTTTCCTGGCGGAGCCAGGCTGCCCCCACCTGGCACTGAAGCGAACATCCAACACCCCGAATTGACGCAGACTTTCCACAGCCCCGAATAGGATGTGACGAGGTGGCTGTTGGCCACCAGCCAGTGGTCGGAGCCCAGGGcggccaggagcagcaggaggctgagcagggccaggacGGTGCTGAGGATCCGGGGAGACGCCATCGCAGGGGGGCAGCGCTGGGATCCGGGAAGCACctggggggtgtgggggatgAGTCAGAGGCAATCCCGGcccacagcagcagggctgagccagagccctggagctaggtggcgagggggggggctggagggatgggtgtggggatggaggggtggggggatggggtggaggaatgatggggtgggggaggggtaggtgtgggggtggagggatggaggggtgggggaggtggggagggatgaAGACGAAGGGacgagggggctggggggccctTACCCAGACACCAGCCTCTCTGCGTCGCCAACTGCCATggaaccttcccccccccacaccccagcctggggagactccagcccagcccctgccggGCAGCTCCCCGGATGTGGAGGGGATGGCGGGAGTGTGGGGAGAACATAGGAACATATGGGTCAGacgaaggtccatccagccccgtatcctgtctgccgacagtggccagtgccaggtgccccagagggagtgaacctaacaggcaatgatcaagtgatttctctcctgccgtccatctccatcctctgacaaacagaggctagggacaccattccttacccaccctggctaatagccattaatggacctagccaccatgaatttatccagttctcttttaaacgcctttatggggcggggggagtaaGTGTGTAGGGGGTGAAtggtgggatgaggggtttgtcctgggagggagggatggaagggtgtttagggggctggggggagggatggagagagggatggatggagggatgggtagagcGAGAGATGGATTGGttggagggaaggaggcagggatGAATGGAGGGGTGGGTAGAGCGAGGGATGGATtggttggagggagggagggatgaatgGAGGGGTGGGTAGAGCGAGGGATGGATtggttggagggagggagggagggatgaatgGAGGGGTGGGTAGAGCGAGGGATGGATtggttggagggagggagggagggatgaatgGAGGGGTGGGTAGAGCGAGGGATGGATtggttggagggagggagggatgaatgGAGGGGTGGGTAGAGCGAGGGATGGATtggttggagggagggagggagggatgaatgGAGGGGTGGGTAGAGCGAGGGATGGATtggttggagggagggagggagggatgaatgGAGGGGTGGGTAGAGCGAGGGATGGATtggttggagggagggagggatgaatgGAGGGGTGGGTAGAGCGAGGGATGGATtggttggagggagggagggatgaatgGGTGGCTGGAGGGGTGGGTAGAGCAAGGGATGGATtggttggagggagggagggagggatgaatgGAGGGGTGGGTAGAGCGAGGGATGCATtggttggagggagggagggagggatgaatgggtggatggagggatgggtagagcGAGGGATGGATtggttggagggagggagggagggagggatgaatgGAGGGGTGGGTAGAGCGAGGGATGGATTggttggagggagagagggagggatgaATGGAGGGGTGGGTAGAGTAAGGGATGGATtggttggagggagggagggatggatgaagAGGTAGATGGAGGGGTGGGTAGAGCAAGGGATGGATTggttggtgggagggagggatggatgaagaggtagatggaggggtgtgtaagggagggagggattggttggagggagggagggagggttggaGAGGTAGATGGAGGAGTGTGTAaaagagggatggatggatggaggggtagatggagGGATGTgtaagggatggatggatgaacggAGGGGTGGGTAGAGCGAGGGATGGATtggttggagggagggagggatgaatgGGTGGATGGAGGAGTGGGTAGAGCGAGGGATGGGGCCTGTGTCCAGGGCTGGAGGGACACCAGGACGGTGGCAGGGGCTGCCCCCAGGTCTAACCATGCCAAGGGCAGGCCCACGCTACCCTCCGGGAAAGGCTCGGACACCACGGGGCAGGACCAGCCCTCCGGCCATGGCTTGTTCTTTGGCCTCTGGCCCAGCCCGGGGGATAATGGCTCATCTCcatggcggggcggggcgggggggggagacacATGACCTCCCCGAGTGTGGATTTATGAGGGGGTGTGGCTcagagcgggggtgggagggaccAGCACAGGCCAGGGCAGCCGGGTTCCTATTagcctctgccccaggcccaggcAGCTCCTCCCGACACCTGCTGTCTGTGCCGCCCCCTCCCTCGGAGGGTTAACCCCGTCCCAGGCCCAGACAGCGCCATGTGAGcacccggggggtgggggaaatcaggAAAGATCCCACtgcatcccacccccacccctatctCCACCCAATGGGTCTGCCCCATTGTTAGGTCCAATTCCACAGCTTATGCTCCCTCATTCCCTGCCCCCGTGAGCCAGCCAGTTCCCTGGCCTGGGGCCAGATCAGTGCCCCCCATAGGgaaaaggccccatgtcccattcctcaGCCCCTCATGAGATTTGCATGTAATTTAACTATAATAATcaccctgcagcagtgagttccctGGGTTAACATTGATATGCCACTACCCCCACCAAGATAAACCCACTAATCCCCCAGGGCAGGCAGTCCTTCAGGCTAACCCCACTAAGAGCAGGGAggaaggcaggggcagggaggaaggcaGGTTAGCCCTATTAGTATCCAGTGGCAGGAAGTCCCACAGGTTAACACTGTTAACAGCCAGTgacagggagttccacaggttaacctCGCTAACACTCAGTGGCAGGCAGTCCTGCAGGTTAACCTCAGTATTATCATATAATCAAACCACCGTGGACGCACTGAAAGTACAAAAATAGAGACAtatattttgaaaatcttacaGTAAAACCCACCGGTTTGAGGCAAAGCAGCCAGGGTGGATCTCAGAGTTAGAAACGAGCAGTGGGGTGAAATATCACCTTTCAAAGCTCTATAAGTGTGATTTGCAGGGGTTAACTAATATCCAGTGGCCGGGAGTCCCAGGGGGTAACACTATTAAACCCAGTAGTAAAATTGCACCCGGTGGCAGATGTGATTGGTTCCTTCATGATCTACAGGGTATCAAGCCATCCCCTTTCACTCTGCCCTTATCGGGGTCTTTGAACCTTTCAAGACCCTGAGATTCTCCCCTTCCAGGATTTTAGGgagatttttttaatctttaggaAATCAGAGAAGGTGGAAAAATCCTCTGTTCTTAACCTTGCACGATACCACATACGTTTCACTCCGCTCCAGCCAGGAGGGGGTTAATGGGACCTAGCACAAGGACCAGCTGATACTAGGGGTGTCACCCCATTGGGTATCTAGTTTTATGTCATCAAGGGGTATCAAATCTGATTGGGCATCTCAGGGGGCCAGGGGGCATGGTTATGTGGGCATCAGCGTATGCCCAGGGCTGGTGGGCGCATGGGGTCTTTTACAGGTACATGTGGTGACGAACTGTCCCTGGTGGGGGCAGATGGCTATAGGCAGGTATGGATGATTTGGTTAGTTTTCCAGAGATCTCACTTCTGGCACCAGTTCACGCTAGCTGAATCCCACTGCTGACACcatttttcccctctctgtaTCACACCTCTAGCATCATGTTGCTCCCAGTGACTCGACTGATTACCTCAGTCCCTGACACGGGTTGGGTCTAGGCATATCCCACTGCCCACCACATTGTCACCAGCCGTCCCACCGCTCACTCCCACGGCTCTAGCTATTATTACTCCTAGCTATACAAGCACTTGTTTAAATAGAAGAGATATTTAGAAGCATTTTTGGCCCGTCCGTTCCTGCTCTAGGATTAGACGTTGGAGTAGATCTGCTCAGACAGCACATGCGGCTGCCAAGTGCCAACGTTCCCGTAATGTCCGGCTCCTCCTGCTGCTAAATTCTCATAGTCTTCCACTCTTTCCATGGCCTCGTAGTCGTCAATGCCCAGCTCCTGAGGATGcaaagaggaaggattgagtCACACCGAGGTCGtcgagatgcagccacctctggggcggggcagctagGGAACAGCCAAACACAACACTGCATGGCTATGGCTTGCCCAACaccgagatgcagccacctctggggcgaaGCGGCTGGGGAACAGCTGCACACAACGCCGCATAGGGATGGCTCACCCAGTGCCGAGATGCAGCCAGGGGCAGGAAACAAAGATTAATGTATCTATGGCAACAGAATGGATTTTAGGGAGGCAAATGTAATTAACTATCTGGGAATCTGGCCAGGACGCCAGGGTCCACATCCTGCCCCCCTCAGTCTGACAAACAGCAGAGACATCTGGTTACTCGGCACTTGGGTGCTCTGACCAATGCCTCAGTGCTAATaactgcagcacagcgccccctagtgccaccccgGGGCATTGggaccagccctgactgccaggggagagccccaccCTGCAGGTCTCCCATCCAGGGAACAACCAGGCCCCTCCCAGCTTAGCCCAGGACGACGGCAGGGGGAGCGTGTGGCCCTGGCCTTTCCCACCTCTCCCCCGGCCTTTGCCTTGCTGTATAGGTTGAACTGCTCGTCTTTCGTCATCTTGCTCGGCTTTCCCCCCTTGAGGGACGGCCTCTGCTCCCCGTTGCCTTCGTTGTCGTAGATCGAGGGACCCTCTTCTTCATCTTTCCTGCAGGAGAGAACAGGCTTTAGCTCGGttcccgcagccctggagctgccgaCGAGCCCACCCTGCAGCAGACAGTCCCAGGGGTTAACACAACTACTCcccagtggcagggagtcccGTGGGTTAAGCCTTCTAGTATTTAGTGACTGGGATTCCTCTGGGTTAACGCTGATAATATCTAGTGACAGGGAGTCCCACGGATTACCCCTGCTAAATATCTAATTGCAGGGAGTCCCACGGGTTAACCCTGCTAAATATCTAGTTGCAGGGAGTCCCATGGGTTAATTATTTCTTACAGGAGCCTCATGCCCCAGGAGACCAACCAGGTTCTGTCCAATCCCCACTTACTTGCCTGCTTTTCACAGGTGTCTCCCTATGTCCTAATAAATCCACCCCACTCAATCCTCCTGATTCAGTTCCCTGGACCTCTCTATATCTGCcctccactcatgccccttcctGTTCTGTGCCTGCTGCCATGCCCCCTGGCGTTGAGTGGGGCCTACTGCCCACCCAGTGCCTTTGTGGCTAAGCCATCAGACCTCCAGACCCACGGCCTGGTAACCTCACCTGGCTCTGGCTACCTTGTAGACCACGATCGCCAGCACCGAGAGGAGCAGAACGCTGCCGATGACTCCGCTGGAGACCATGAGCAGCAAATTATCGTCCCCTGCAGAGACGGACACAGCTGGTGTCAGCAGTGGGATTAATGTTGTCAAGCAGCGCATAAAGGGGGAGCAGCATCTATATGTGGGTAAT contains the following coding sequences:
- the LOC127037992 gene encoding protein NKG7-like produces the protein MASPRILSTVLALLSLLLLLAALGSDHWLVANSHLVTSYSGLWKVCVNSGCWMFASVPGYIDTTRAFLFLALITGFLSFFALITSFFRSHLGSASLTLVSAVGSFSAGLCAMIALGVYTGEFAGAVNVPPGQVTFGWSFGLGWASFPLFLITGVVTLRTLRAS